One stretch of Aeromicrobium fastidiosum DNA includes these proteins:
- a CDS encoding dihydrolipoamide acetyltransferase family protein: MSAQTFTLPDLGEGLTEAEIVRWLVSVGDEIVVDQVVVEVETAKSIVEVPSPYAGAVSILHAEEGKTLDVGRPLISVDAGGAPTADDATAAEEQYREEEQAGSGNVLIGYGTSEAPTGRRRRAPRSAVSPVFEPQGSPTTGPQRVPRVTSPLVRRMAREAGLSVATIVGTGPDGLITRRDVQAAIAGSQPVAVVAPDAAPAAPAAQPSVRTGLEIAERVPMSGFRKAVSAALSRSRSEIPEATVWVDVDFTELFAMRELSKARGAAVPGLLAYLARFTVAALKTYPELNGEVDAERNELIRYEGINLGIAVQSDRGLVVPAVQRADRLTTLELDAALRGLTESARQGKSSQTELTSGTFTLNNYGAFNVDGSAAIVNHPQVAILGFGRIIDRPWVVDGQIVVRKIGQMSFVFDHRVCDGGVASGFMRQVADAIESPAQAINHL; this comes from the coding sequence ATGAGCGCCCAGACCTTCACGTTGCCCGACCTCGGCGAGGGTCTCACCGAGGCCGAGATCGTCCGCTGGCTCGTCTCTGTGGGCGACGAGATCGTCGTGGACCAGGTGGTGGTCGAGGTCGAGACGGCCAAGTCGATCGTCGAGGTGCCCTCGCCGTACGCCGGTGCCGTGAGCATCCTGCACGCGGAGGAGGGCAAGACCCTCGACGTCGGCAGGCCGCTCATCTCGGTCGATGCCGGGGGCGCGCCGACCGCCGACGATGCCACTGCTGCTGAGGAGCAGTACCGCGAGGAGGAGCAGGCCGGCTCGGGCAACGTCCTGATCGGCTACGGGACGTCCGAGGCCCCGACGGGTCGGCGACGCCGTGCTCCGAGGTCGGCGGTCAGTCCCGTGTTCGAGCCCCAGGGGAGCCCGACCACGGGACCGCAGCGCGTGCCGCGGGTGACGTCGCCGCTCGTGCGCCGCATGGCTCGGGAGGCGGGCCTGTCGGTGGCCACCATCGTCGGCACAGGGCCGGACGGCCTCATCACCCGGCGTGACGTGCAGGCCGCCATCGCGGGCTCGCAGCCCGTCGCCGTCGTCGCTCCTGACGCGGCGCCTGCCGCGCCCGCCGCGCAGCCGAGCGTGCGCACCGGGCTCGAGATCGCCGAGCGGGTGCCGATGAGCGGCTTCCGCAAGGCTGTCTCGGCCGCACTGAGCCGTAGCCGCAGCGAGATCCCCGAGGCGACGGTGTGGGTCGACGTCGACTTCACCGAGCTCTTCGCCATGCGTGAGCTGTCGAAGGCCCGCGGTGCGGCGGTCCCGGGGCTGCTGGCCTACCTGGCGCGGTTCACCGTGGCGGCGCTGAAGACCTACCCCGAGCTCAACGGCGAGGTGGACGCCGAGCGCAACGAGCTGATCCGCTACGAGGGCATCAACCTCGGCATCGCGGTGCAGAGCGACCGGGGGCTCGTCGTGCCGGCCGTGCAGCGCGCAGACCGGCTCACGACCCTCGAGCTCGACGCCGCCCTGCGCGGCCTCACCGAGTCGGCACGGCAGGGCAAGTCGTCACAGACCGAGCTGACATCGGGGACCTTCACGCTCAACAACTACGGTGCCTTCAACGTCGACGGCAGTGCCGCGATCGTCAACCATCCGCAGGTCGCGATCCTCGGTTTCGGACGCATCATCGACCGTCCGTGGGTCGTGGACGGCCAGATCGTCGTCCGCAAGATCGGCCAGATGTCGTTCGTCTTCGACCACCGCGTGTGCGACGGAGGTGTCGCCTCCGGCTTCATGCGGCAGGTCGCGGACGCGATCGAGAGCCCCGCCCAGGCGATCAACCACCTCTGA
- a CDS encoding enoyl-CoA hydratase/isomerase family protein, producing the protein MTEPVVIDRDAAVATVTIDRADRRNALDRPTKIALRRALDEVAADPAVRAVVLTGAGSAFCVGQDLGEHAAALEDDAGTAFATVDEHYNPIVMALATMPKPVIAAVNGMCVGAGLGFALACDLRVLAAGASLGTAFSAIGLTCDSGLSSTLSRAVGESRAKELVLLARPFSSEDAVAWGISGEVVPGEDVLSSAQALATRLAAGPTAAYAASKRAIADAWTMTLPEVLRAERAAQQALGLTADHQGAVAAFLAKQKPAFTGR; encoded by the coding sequence ATGACCGAACCCGTCGTGATCGACCGTGATGCTGCGGTTGCGACCGTCACGATCGACCGTGCCGACCGCCGCAACGCGCTCGACCGCCCGACGAAGATCGCGCTGCGCCGGGCCCTCGACGAGGTGGCGGCCGACCCGGCTGTGCGGGCGGTGGTGCTGACCGGGGCCGGGTCGGCGTTCTGCGTCGGTCAGGATCTCGGCGAGCACGCCGCGGCGCTCGAGGACGACGCAGGCACCGCCTTCGCGACGGTCGACGAGCACTACAACCCGATCGTCATGGCGCTGGCGACGATGCCGAAGCCCGTCATCGCGGCCGTCAACGGTATGTGTGTGGGGGCGGGCCTCGGCTTCGCGCTCGCGTGCGACCTGCGCGTGCTGGCTGCCGGTGCCAGCCTCGGCACGGCCTTCAGTGCGATCGGGCTGACGTGCGACTCGGGACTCTCGTCGACCTTGTCCCGGGCGGTGGGGGAGTCGCGGGCGAAGGAGTTGGTGCTGCTGGCCCGTCCGTTCTCGAGCGAGGACGCCGTCGCATGGGGCATCTCCGGTGAGGTGGTGCCCGGTGAGGACGTCCTGTCGTCCGCTCAGGCGCTGGCCACGCGGCTGGCAGCCGGCCCCACGGCTGCCTACGCCGCCTCGAAGAGGGCCATCGCCGACGCGTGGACGATGACCCTGCCCGAGGTGCTTCGCGCCGAACGTGCCGCCCAGCAGGCACTGGGCCTGACGGCCGACCACCAGGGTGCCGTCGCAGCGTTCCTGGCCAAGCAGAAGCCAGCGTTCACCGGACGGTGA
- the hisC gene encoding histidinol-phosphate transaminase — MPSQRSWPSRSQRSPDGERTPLTCDGEDQMTHARPQIRAEVAALPAYKPGKKPATSGRPVKLSSNENPFPPLDGVLAEATACLEGLNRYPDIAAVELRTALAESVGLGAGNVALGAGSVAVLYHLLSAVCEPGSEVVYAWRSFEAYPIAAGIAGARSVQVPLRPDATHDLDAMLAAVNEKTRVVIVCSPNNPTGTVADRREFELFLAALPRDVVCVLDEAYVEFVRGSDIPEPVHLLAQHENLVVLRTFSKAYGLAGLRVGYSLASEELTEAMAKTAIPFGVTQLAQTAALVSLGRTDDLRDRVDAIVEERDRVAAALRGLGLAVPDAQGNFVWLALGDAASDFAGTCELQGVAVRPFDGEGVRVTVGTVDENDRLIALAEQWAGAPVGATARS; from the coding sequence GTGCCGTCGCAGCGTTCCTGGCCAAGCAGAAGCCAGCGTTCACCGGACGGTGAACGCACACCACTCACCTGCGATGGAGAAGACCAGATGACCCACGCCCGTCCTCAGATCCGTGCCGAGGTGGCAGCGCTTCCGGCCTACAAGCCGGGCAAGAAGCCGGCCACATCGGGCCGGCCAGTCAAGCTGTCCAGCAACGAGAATCCGTTTCCGCCCCTCGACGGCGTCCTCGCCGAGGCGACCGCATGTCTGGAGGGCCTCAACCGGTATCCGGACATCGCAGCCGTCGAGCTCAGGACGGCGCTGGCCGAGTCGGTCGGGCTCGGTGCCGGCAACGTCGCGCTCGGCGCGGGTTCGGTGGCCGTGCTGTATCACCTGCTGTCTGCGGTGTGCGAGCCCGGCTCTGAAGTCGTCTACGCGTGGCGATCCTTCGAGGCGTACCCCATCGCCGCGGGTATCGCGGGCGCGAGGAGCGTCCAGGTGCCTCTTCGTCCCGACGCAACGCACGACCTGGATGCCATGCTCGCCGCCGTCAACGAGAAGACGCGCGTCGTCATCGTGTGCTCGCCGAACAATCCCACCGGAACGGTCGCGGATCGCCGCGAGTTCGAGCTGTTCCTGGCTGCCCTGCCCCGCGACGTGGTGTGCGTGCTCGACGAGGCGTACGTGGAGTTCGTGCGTGGCTCTGACATTCCCGAACCCGTGCACCTCCTGGCCCAGCACGAGAATCTCGTCGTCCTCAGGACGTTCTCCAAGGCCTACGGACTGGCCGGTCTGCGGGTGGGCTATTCCCTCGCGAGCGAAGAGCTGACCGAGGCCATGGCGAAGACCGCGATTCCCTTCGGCGTGACGCAGCTGGCGCAGACCGCGGCACTCGTCTCGCTGGGTCGGACGGACGACCTGCGCGACCGGGTCGACGCCATCGTCGAGGAGCGGGATCGGGTCGCCGCTGCGCTTCGCGGGCTCGGGTTGGCGGTGCCTGACGCCCAAGGCAACTTCGTCTGGCTCGCCCTGGGCGACGCCGCGTCCGACTTCGCCGGGACGTGCGAGCTCCAGGGGGTGGCTGTCCGGCCGTTCGACGGCGAAGGCGTGCGCGTCACGGTCGGCACCGTCGATGAAAACGACCGCCTGATCGCGCTGGCCGAGCAGTGGGCGGGGGCACCCGTCGGGGCGACGGCTCGCTCCTGA
- a CDS encoding EthD family reductase gives MHRITIEYGTPADAEQFEKHYADVHVPLASALPGLRRFTTSHPRGLGTEAPYFVAELWFDDGDALKAALKSPEMATTAADAQTFDVASTVMFSGEVVETSL, from the coding sequence ATGCACCGCATCACGATCGAGTACGGGACACCGGCCGACGCCGAGCAGTTCGAGAAGCACTACGCCGACGTCCACGTGCCCTTGGCGTCCGCGCTCCCCGGACTGCGTCGCTTCACGACGTCGCACCCCCGCGGGCTCGGGACCGAGGCCCCGTACTTCGTGGCCGAGCTGTGGTTCGACGACGGCGACGCGCTCAAGGCGGCCTTGAAGTCGCCCGAGATGGCCACCACCGCCGCGGACGCGCAGACGTTCGACGTCGCGTCGACCGTCATGTTCAGCGGCGAGGTCGTCGAGACCTCGCTCTGA
- the paaZ gene encoding phenylacetic acid degradation bifunctional protein PaaZ: MSRLLESYAAGSWYSAPDEGRALLDASTGEEVARISSTGLDLAAMVDHARGVGGPAVRALTFHQRAGLLKSLAKHLGSDKDELYALSARTGATLRDSQVDIDGGIGTVFSYASKGARELPNDTIVLDGGTEQLGKTGVFLGQHLYTSRPGVAVQINAFNFPVWGMLEKLAPAFLAGLPTIVKPASDGAYLTEAVVRRIIDSGILPEGSLQLLCGSPEGLLDQLGAQDSVAFTGSAATGATLRQHPSVLHGGVQLGIEADSLNCSILGPDVATDDPEFDLFVKGVVAEMTVKAGQKCTAIRRAIVPSGIADAVVEAISARLATITVGNPTAEGVRMGALASLGQRDEVRKAVQALRGSAEIVFGDPDAVDVVGGDASTGAFISPILLRARAGATEPHDVEAFGPVSTVLTYDSLDEAIALAAKGQGSLAGSLVTHDPEVARTVTIGLAPWHGRILVLDRDDAPESTGHGSPLPVLVHGGPGRAGGGEELGGIRGVLHHMQRSAIQASPDMLTAITGRWTKGSAQLVDDVHPFRKSLAELTIGDTIRSASRTITLDDIGHFAEFTGDTFYAHTDPEAAAANPLFGGIVAHGYLVVSIAAGLFVEPNPGPVLANFGVDDLRFLTPVKAGDTIDVTLTVKQISPRNSADYGEVRWDAVVTNAEGQPVATYDVLTLVAKTLAS; the protein is encoded by the coding sequence ATGAGCAGACTGCTCGAGAGCTACGCGGCTGGATCCTGGTACAGCGCCCCCGACGAAGGGCGGGCGCTGCTCGACGCGTCGACCGGCGAGGAGGTCGCGCGCATCTCGTCGACCGGCCTCGACCTGGCCGCGATGGTCGATCACGCCAGGGGTGTCGGCGGCCCCGCCGTCCGCGCGCTGACGTTCCACCAACGCGCCGGCCTGCTGAAGTCGCTGGCCAAGCACCTCGGCAGCGACAAGGACGAGCTCTACGCGCTGTCCGCCCGCACCGGTGCCACGCTGCGGGACTCGCAGGTCGACATCGACGGCGGCATCGGCACGGTCTTCAGCTACGCCAGCAAGGGCGCGCGCGAGCTGCCGAACGACACGATCGTCCTGGACGGCGGCACCGAGCAGCTGGGCAAGACCGGCGTCTTCCTGGGCCAGCACCTGTACACCTCGCGGCCCGGCGTCGCGGTGCAGATCAACGCCTTCAACTTCCCCGTCTGGGGCATGCTCGAGAAGCTGGCCCCCGCCTTCCTGGCCGGGCTTCCGACGATCGTCAAGCCCGCCAGCGACGGCGCCTACCTGACCGAGGCGGTCGTCCGGCGCATCATCGACTCCGGGATCCTTCCCGAGGGCTCGCTGCAGCTGCTGTGCGGGAGCCCCGAAGGCCTGCTCGACCAGCTCGGCGCGCAGGACTCGGTGGCGTTCACCGGGTCGGCCGCCACGGGCGCGACGCTGCGCCAGCACCCGTCTGTGCTGCACGGAGGCGTGCAGCTCGGCATCGAGGCCGACTCGCTCAACTGCTCGATCCTCGGACCCGACGTCGCGACCGACGATCCCGAGTTCGACCTGTTCGTCAAGGGCGTCGTGGCCGAGATGACGGTCAAGGCCGGCCAGAAGTGCACCGCCATCCGCCGCGCCATCGTCCCGTCCGGCATCGCCGACGCCGTGGTCGAGGCCATCAGCGCCAGGCTCGCGACGATCACGGTCGGCAACCCGACCGCCGAGGGCGTCCGCATGGGTGCCCTGGCGAGTCTCGGTCAGCGCGACGAGGTGCGCAAGGCCGTCCAGGCCCTGCGCGGCTCGGCCGAGATCGTGTTCGGCGATCCCGACGCGGTCGACGTGGTCGGCGGCGACGCCTCGACGGGCGCCTTCATCTCTCCCATCCTGCTGCGCGCACGAGCCGGCGCGACCGAGCCGCACGACGTCGAGGCCTTCGGCCCCGTCAGCACGGTGCTGACGTACGACTCGCTCGACGAGGCGATCGCCCTGGCGGCGAAGGGCCAGGGCAGCCTCGCCGGTTCGCTGGTCACCCACGACCCCGAGGTCGCTCGCACCGTCACGATCGGCCTGGCCCCGTGGCACGGACGCATCCTCGTGCTCGACCGCGACGACGCGCCCGAGTCGACCGGTCACGGCTCTCCCCTGCCCGTGCTGGTGCACGGCGGTCCCGGACGCGCCGGCGGCGGCGAGGAGCTCGGCGGCATCCGTGGCGTGCTGCACCACATGCAGCGCAGCGCGATCCAGGCGTCCCCCGACATGCTCACGGCCATCACGGGGCGGTGGACCAAGGGTTCCGCGCAGCTCGTCGACGACGTGCACCCGTTCCGCAAGAGCTTGGCCGAGCTGACGATCGGCGACACGATCCGCTCGGCGTCCCGGACGATCACGCTGGACGACATCGGCCACTTCGCCGAGTTCACCGGCGACACGTTCTACGCCCACACCGATCCCGAGGCCGCAGCGGCCAACCCCCTGTTCGGTGGCATCGTCGCCCACGGCTACCTCGTGGTCTCGATCGCCGCAGGCCTGTTCGTCGAGCCCAACCCCGGACCGGTGCTCGCCAACTTCGGCGTCGACGACCTGCGGTTCCTGACCCCGGTCAAGGCCGGCGACACGATCGACGTGACCCTCACGGTCAAGCAGATCAGCCCCCGCAACAGCGCCGACTACGGCGAGGTGCGCTGGGACGCCGTCGTCACCAACGCCGAGGGCCAGCCCGTCGCGACGTACGACGTGCTGACGCTCGTCGCCAAGACGCTCGCCAGCTGA
- the paaA gene encoding 1,2-phenylacetyl-CoA epoxidase subunit PaaA produces MTVAPERDEQELLAQFESTIGHHDRIEPRDWMPDGYRRTVVRQVAQHAHSEIIGMQPEGNWITRAPSLRRKATLLAKVQDEAGHGLYLYSACETLGVSRNELTEMLINGKQKYSSIFNYPTLSYADVGVIGWLVDGAAICNQVPLCRTSYGPYGRAMIRVCKEESFHQRQGYELLATMMRGTDEQRAMVQESVDRFWWPALMMFGPPDDDSPNTAQSMAWGIKRNTNDDLRQRMVDMTVPQANALGVTLPDPDLRWNEEREAHDFGQPDWDEFKDVISGNGPCNAQRIEHRRRAWEDGAWVREAATAFAARSAGVADQATTTVVDDELEGCPRW; encoded by the coding sequence ATGACGGTGGCACCGGAGCGGGACGAGCAGGAGCTGCTCGCGCAGTTCGAGTCGACGATCGGCCATCACGACCGCATCGAGCCGCGCGACTGGATGCCCGACGGCTACCGCAGGACCGTGGTGCGGCAGGTGGCCCAGCACGCCCACTCCGAGATCATCGGCATGCAGCCCGAGGGCAACTGGATCACCCGCGCGCCGTCGCTGCGACGCAAGGCCACGCTGCTGGCCAAGGTGCAGGACGAGGCCGGGCACGGGCTGTACCTCTACTCGGCGTGCGAGACGCTCGGTGTCTCCCGCAATGAGCTCACCGAGATGCTGATCAACGGCAAGCAGAAGTACTCGTCGATCTTCAACTATCCGACGCTGTCGTACGCCGATGTCGGCGTCATCGGCTGGCTCGTCGACGGCGCGGCGATCTGCAACCAGGTGCCGCTGTGTCGCACGTCGTACGGTCCGTACGGACGCGCCATGATCCGGGTCTGCAAGGAGGAGTCGTTCCACCAGCGCCAGGGCTACGAGCTGCTCGCCACGATGATGCGCGGTACCGACGAGCAGCGCGCGATGGTGCAGGAGTCGGTCGATCGGTTCTGGTGGCCCGCGCTGATGATGTTCGGCCCTCCCGACGATGACTCGCCCAACACGGCGCAGTCGATGGCCTGGGGCATCAAGCGCAACACCAACGACGACCTGCGTCAGCGGATGGTCGACATGACGGTCCCGCAGGCCAACGCCCTGGGCGTGACGCTGCCGGACCCGGACCTGAGGTGGAACGAGGAGCGTGAGGCGCACGACTTCGGCCAGCCCGACTGGGACGAGTTCAAGGACGTCATCAGCGGCAACGGTCCCTGCAACGCCCAGCGCATCGAACACCGACGGCGCGCGTGGGAGGACGGGGCCTGGGTGCGTGAGGCTGCCACGGCCTTCGCCGCACGGTCCGCCGGCGTGGCAGATCAGGCGACCACCACTGTCGTCGACGACGAGCTCGAGGGGTGCCCCCGATGGTGA
- the paaB gene encoding 1,2-phenylacetyl-CoA epoxidase subunit PaaB, with protein sequence MVTTNPSAEWPLYEVFVRGKRGLNHVHVGSLHAADDDMAVRHARDVYTRRNEGVSIWVVKAVDVTASSPDEKDPMFAPSGDKVYRHPTFYDIPDDVPHM encoded by the coding sequence ATGGTGACCACGAACCCGTCCGCCGAGTGGCCTCTCTACGAGGTCTTCGTCCGCGGCAAGCGTGGACTCAACCACGTTCACGTCGGCTCGCTGCACGCGGCCGACGACGACATGGCCGTCCGGCACGCCCGCGACGTCTACACCCGCCGCAACGAGGGCGTCAGCATCTGGGTCGTGAAGGCCGTCGACGTCACGGCGTCCAGCCCGGATGAGAAGGATCCGATGTTCGCCCCCAGCGGCGACAAGGTCTACCGGCACCCGACGTTCTACGACATCCCCGACGACGTCCCCCACATGTAG
- the paaC gene encoding 1,2-phenylacetyl-CoA epoxidase subunit PaaC, with translation MDHESVYDGLLGGDDSQWAFGTDFEDPLAGVDTTLPEGVDGHDLATYCLMLADDALVMSHRLSQWCSKAPDLEEDIALANVALDLLGQTRLLLARAAAADPSVVPALPEGSPVPPEDALAFFRGDREFLNVRLVEAENGDFGRTMARLLVFATWRLALFERLASSRDRVLSAVAVKGVKEMTYHRDYAARWFLTLAQGTDESRRRVVDGLTAIWSLHHELFVTTDVEQSVADAGVGVAPHQVADEVDVLLEQVFSLSGVERPTVSPLAGVRGRTGRHGLHTEALSKLLAEMQVVARAHPTGTW, from the coding sequence GTGGATCACGAGAGTGTCTATGACGGCCTGCTCGGCGGGGACGACTCGCAGTGGGCGTTCGGCACCGACTTCGAGGACCCGTTGGCGGGCGTGGACACGACGTTGCCCGAGGGCGTGGACGGCCACGACCTCGCGACGTACTGCCTGATGCTCGCCGACGACGCGCTCGTCATGTCGCACCGGTTGTCACAGTGGTGCAGCAAGGCCCCCGACCTCGAGGAGGACATCGCCCTGGCGAATGTCGCGCTCGATCTGCTCGGGCAGACCCGCCTGCTGCTGGCCCGTGCCGCAGCCGCCGACCCCTCGGTCGTGCCGGCCCTGCCGGAGGGCTCGCCGGTGCCGCCCGAGGACGCGCTGGCCTTCTTCCGCGGCGACCGCGAGTTCTTGAACGTGCGCCTGGTCGAGGCCGAGAACGGCGACTTCGGTCGCACGATGGCCAGGCTGCTGGTCTTCGCGACGTGGCGACTGGCGCTGTTCGAGCGCCTCGCGTCGAGCCGCGACCGGGTGCTGTCGGCCGTCGCGGTCAAGGGCGTCAAGGAGATGACCTACCACCGCGACTATGCCGCGCGCTGGTTCCTGACGCTGGCCCAGGGCACCGACGAATCGCGTCGCCGCGTGGTCGACGGACTGACCGCGATCTGGTCGTTGCACCACGAGCTGTTCGTGACCACCGACGTCGAGCAGTCCGTGGCCGACGCCGGCGTCGGCGTGGCGCCGCACCAGGTGGCCGACGAGGTCGACGTGCTGCTCGAGCAGGTCTTCTCGCTCAGCGGTGTCGAGCGGCCCACGGTCTCGCCGTTGGCCGGTGTTCGCGGCCGAACGGGACGCCACGGCCTGCACACCGAGGCGCTCAGCAAGCTGCTCGCCGAGATGCAGGTCGTGGCGCGCGCCCACCCGACGGGCACCTGGTGA
- the paaD gene encoding 1,2-phenylacetyl-CoA epoxidase subunit PaaD, producing MTAVQTAPSLQQRAHDVAASVTDPEMPMLTLEDLGVLRGVEVTDEKVTVTITPTYSGCPAMATMRDDLVHRLQDDGFGDVEVRVSLSPAWSTDWITPRGRRALTDHGLSAPGPAPSHAGPVPLSLLPRRRALTCPRCGSAEVELTSEFGPTACKALYRCAACLEPFEHVKEI from the coding sequence GTGACGGCCGTGCAGACGGCACCGTCGCTGCAGCAGCGCGCCCACGACGTCGCCGCATCGGTGACCGACCCGGAGATGCCGATGCTCACCCTGGAAGACCTCGGGGTGCTGCGCGGTGTCGAGGTGACGGACGAGAAGGTCACCGTCACGATCACCCCGACCTACAGCGGCTGCCCCGCCATGGCGACGATGCGCGACGACCTCGTGCACCGGCTGCAGGACGACGGCTTCGGCGACGTCGAGGTGAGGGTGAGCCTCTCGCCGGCGTGGTCCACCGACTGGATCACCCCCCGGGGCCGTCGGGCGCTGACCGACCACGGCCTCTCCGCGCCGGGCCCGGCGCCGTCCCACGCGGGCCCCGTCCCGCTGTCGCTGCTGCCGAGACGTCGCGCGCTGACGTGCCCGCGCTGCGGCTCCGCCGAGGTCGAGCTCACGTCCGAGTTCGGGCCCACCGCCTGCAAGGCCCTCTACCGCTGTGCCGCGTGCCTCGAGCCGTTCGAGCACGTCAAGGAGATCTGA
- the paaE gene encoding 1,2-phenylacetyl-CoA epoxidase subunit PaaE — translation MTVDETDSRSASPARAAFHRLTVAAVERLTDDSAAVTFDVPDDLRDAFDFRAGQSLTIRRHVESSTGSGGVVEHRRSYSICAPAGSKPRIGVREIPGGLFSSWLVHDVRPGDVLEVQTPTGSFRADPAEGGRHLCIAAGSGITPMLSIASTVLANPDAAVTLLYGNRTSGSVMFAEELADLKNRYGPRLDLVHVLSREPRDVELFSGRLEAERLRRLLAVLVPIDAVDHVWLCGPFGMIADSREVLEEVGVDPDKVHFELFYVDEPPPELHRAEAVVSGDTSDVTIVLDGRTTTAAMPRGQSILDGAAATRNDLPFACKGGVCGTCRAKLCDGEADMRRNYALEKAEVEQGFVLTCQTFPVSDQLTVDFDA, via the coding sequence ATGACCGTCGACGAGACCGACTCGCGCTCCGCCTCACCCGCCCGTGCGGCTTTCCACCGCCTGACCGTCGCAGCCGTCGAGCGGCTGACGGACGACTCCGCTGCGGTCACGTTCGACGTGCCGGACGACCTGCGGGACGCCTTCGACTTCCGCGCCGGGCAGTCGCTGACGATCCGTCGACACGTCGAATCCTCGACAGGCTCGGGGGGCGTGGTGGAGCACCGCCGCTCGTACTCGATCTGCGCGCCGGCCGGCTCGAAGCCGCGCATCGGCGTCCGCGAGATCCCCGGCGGCCTGTTCTCGTCGTGGCTCGTCCACGACGTGCGACCCGGCGACGTGCTCGAGGTGCAGACGCCGACCGGCAGCTTCCGTGCCGATCCGGCGGAGGGGGGCAGGCACCTGTGCATCGCGGCAGGGTCGGGCATCACGCCGATGCTGTCGATCGCCTCGACGGTGCTGGCGAACCCCGATGCCGCTGTCACGCTCCTGTACGGCAACCGGACCAGCGGCTCGGTGATGTTCGCCGAAGAGCTCGCCGACCTCAAGAACCGCTACGGGCCACGACTCGACCTCGTGCACGTGCTGTCGCGTGAGCCCCGCGACGTCGAGCTGTTCTCGGGACGTCTCGAGGCCGAGCGTCTCCGCCGGCTGCTCGCGGTGCTCGTGCCGATCGACGCGGTCGACCACGTGTGGCTGTGCGGCCCGTTCGGCATGATCGCCGACTCCCGCGAGGTGCTCGAGGAGGTCGGGGTCGATCCGGACAAGGTCCACTTCGAGCTGTTCTACGTCGACGAGCCGCCGCCCGAGCTGCACCGCGCCGAGGCGGTCGTCTCGGGCGACACCAGCGACGTCACGATCGTCCTGGACGGGCGCACGACCACGGCGGCCATGCCCCGCGGACAGAGCATCCTCGACGGTGCCGCCGCGACCCGCAACGACCTGCCGTTCGCCTGCAAGGGCGGCGTCTGTGGCACGTGCCGCGCCAAGCTCTGCGACGGCGAGGCGGACATGCGCCGCAACTACGCGCTGGAGAAGGCCGAGGTCGAGCAGGGCTTCGTCCTGACCTGCCAGACCTTCCCCGTCAGCGACCAGCTCACCGTCGACTTCGACGCCTGA